A genomic window from Montipora capricornis isolate CH-2021 chromosome 8, ASM3666992v2, whole genome shotgun sequence includes:
- the LOC138059100 gene encoding Golgi to ER traffic protein 4 homolog, with the protein MAAKAQSGGTRRLLQKLEKSIEDGEFYEAHQLIRTLYFRYMAQGCYKDAIDTVHNGACLFLKHKQEGSANDLAMLMLECFHQAQIPVADDVVNKIRNVFELYEPGSVDRYGFMTAALKWTSDTDPSLKYGHPNLHLTCAHRFWKEKNFGDSQYHFLFTSDGHQCAAMLVESATTRGFPGEADLFIAQAVLQFLCLQNFMTANTVFSKYTAQHPDFSGLGPPYQKPLLNFVWFLLLAIERKGSLSQFTVLCEKYQPSIERDPVYKEYLDKIGQVFFGLPPKPSNRGMMEGILGDLMQSLLDEGSSSASASNSTFIESEEVD; encoded by the exons atggccgccaaaGCACAGAGTGGCGGAACTCGACGATTGCTACAGAAACTAGAAAAGTCGATCGAAGACGGAGAATTCTACGAGGCTCATCAGCTTATAAGGACGCTGTACTTTAG GTATATGGCTCAAGGATGTTACAAGGATGCTATAGATACTGTACACAATGGAgcttgtttattcttaaaaCATAAACAG GAGGGAAGTGCTAATGATTTGGCGATGTTGATGCTAGAGTGTTTTCATCAAGCACAGATACCAGTTGCAGATGATGTCGTGAATAAAATTAGAAATGTATTTGAACTTTATGAACCTGGATCAGTAGACCGATATGGGTTTATGACAGCCGCTTTAAA atggaCATCAGATACAGACCCATCCCTTAAATATGGACACCCTAATCTTCACCTGACATGTGCACATAGATTTTGGAAAG AAAAAAACTTCGGTGATTCCCAGTACCACTTTTTGTTTACGTCTGATGGACATCAGTGTGCAGCAATGTTGGTGGAAAGTGCTACGACCAGGGGATTCCCAGGAGAGGCAGATCTATTTATTGCACAAGCTGTTCTACA ATTTCTTTGCTTACAGAATTTTATGACAGCCAATACAGTATTTTCCAAGTACACAGCACAACATCCAGATTTCTCTGGTCTGGGACCTCCATATCAAAAGCCACTTCTAAATTTTGTTTGGTTCTTGCTTTTAGCTATAGAAAG gAAAGGTAGTCTAAGTCAATTTACAGTGTTGTGTGAAAAATATCAACCTTCCATTGAAAGAGATCCAGTCTACAAAGAG TATCTGGACAAGATCGGTCAAGTCTTCTTTGGACTACCACCAAAGCCATCAAACAGGGGCATGATGGAAGGCATCTTAG